In one Corythoichthys intestinalis isolate RoL2023-P3 chromosome 16, ASM3026506v1, whole genome shotgun sequence genomic region, the following are encoded:
- the zwi gene encoding zwilling gives MGNTSITEGKTALAVGSTSIARGKTTVAMGNSSIFRGVTTTSMGDSTIQRQKTTVALGRASFSRGTTTTSFRKALMPKRRNT, from the coding sequence ATGGGCAACACCAGCATCACCGAGGGCAAGACCGCCCTGGCAGTGGGAAGCACTTCCATTGCCAGGGGGAAGACCACCGTCGCCATGGGGAACTCCTCCATCTTCCGCGGCGTGACCACCACCTCCATGGGAGACTCCACTATCCAGAGGCAGAAGACCACCGTCGCTCTAGGGCGGGCCAGCTTCAGCCGAGGGACCACCACCACCTCTTTCCGCAAAGCGCTCATGCCTAAGCGCAGAAACACCTAG